The following are from one region of the Paenalkalicoccus suaedae genome:
- a CDS encoding fluoride efflux transporter FluC has translation MRIIIAVALGGALGSVLRYAVLVALGPVDIALATLTVNVVGSLLLGYLTGMWMSREPSPWLRAGLGTGLCGGFTTMSTFALDTIALVETNVTLAAAYIGGTFILSIGSCFIGLALGLWQSGKGESK, from the coding sequence ATGAGGATCATTATAGCGGTCGCGCTAGGTGGCGCGCTTGGATCGGTGCTACGCTATGCGGTGCTAGTGGCATTGGGTCCAGTTGACATCGCACTGGCCACGCTTACTGTTAATGTGGTGGGTAGCCTCCTTCTCGGCTACCTTACCGGAATGTGGATGAGCCGCGAGCCGTCACCGTGGCTTCGTGCTGGGCTTGGCACCGGCTTATGCGGCGGCTTTACCACGATGTCTACCTTTGCCCTTGATACCATTGCCTTGGTCGAAACAAACGTAACACTCGCAGCGGCTTATATTGGTGGCACGTTTATTCTAAGCATCGGCAGCTGTTTTATTGGACTAGCACTAGGTTTGTGGCAATCGGGAAAGGGGGAATCTAAATGA
- the crcB gene encoding fluoride efflux transporter CrcB, with amino-acid sequence MTFLLVALGGAIGAVARYLLGLRFAKVYLFSTIPLAIFIVNCIGSFLLGLMTVLFLESPSLFLLLGVGLCGAFTTFSTFSVEVVQLLRASKWSAAVVHVLITMVGVLLSFLTGVWLVGI; translated from the coding sequence ATGACATTTTTACTAGTAGCACTAGGTGGCGCTATCGGAGCTGTTGCTAGATATCTACTTGGGCTTAGATTTGCCAAAGTATATCTCTTCTCCACCATTCCGCTCGCGATATTTATCGTGAACTGTATCGGCTCGTTTTTACTAGGTTTAATGACTGTCCTCTTTTTAGAAAGTCCAAGTCTGTTCCTTCTCCTAGGTGTTGGACTTTGTGGTGCATTTACGACCTTCTCGACGTTTAGCGTCGAAGTTGTCCAGTTACTGCGTGCAAGTAAGTGGAGTGCGGCTGTGGTACATGTGCTTATCACGATGGTAGGGGTGTTACTCTCGTTTCTCACCGGCGTATGGTTAGTGGGAATTTAG